The genomic window TGATCTACAATCGGGCCGAAGGAGCCGGGGATTCCGGCTGTGGTGCGGTGACGACTTTTGCGCAAACCCGTCTCCGGCTTTATCGCCAGGACTCTGAGGTTGCCGGCAGAGCGGTGGTTCAGCTAAGAATATCCGTGCCAAAACAACCGAGAACAACGCATACGGTCTTGCGTTGTTGAGAAGGGCGAGATACACTCATCGTGTATCGAGCTCTTCGATGATCTCTTATGCCATCTCGGCGATACGGCATATTTCTCCGGAGGCGAAACGATGAGAAGCATACCGATCTCCTTCCTGTGCGTACTGTTCTGCCTCTCCGGCAAGGCAGCGGGCGAGTTTACGGCTTACAATGATCTAGCAGGAAGCAGTTCCGGGAATGTGACGGCCATCAATCTCTCGCAGTCAGGCCTGCTCAAAGATTACGAAACCGGGATGGATACGCCGGTCACACTGACCGTGGAAGGCTCTGAGGTCGCATCTGATACCAAGAGCGTAGACGATTTTCAGGACGGTGACGCACTCGTCGAGTTCGGAACGATCGTCAACAACGACGGTTACATTCGTCACCGCGATCAGCCGGCCGGTAATCCAAACTCCTGGGTGACATGCTCCTTCAGCGGGCTTAATCCCAATCGCCTTTACACGGTGGTGATTACTGGTAGCCGCGGCACCCTGGCAAATGCGTACCCGAGCCGCACGGCCATTTTCAGCATCTCTGACGTTGAGTCCTTCGTCAATGAGAGTTCTGCCGGCGCACCCTGGCGGGGAGAGGACTGGGTCGAATTCAACACCGGTCACAATAGTTATCAGAATGAGGGGTTCGTGGCCAGGTTTACGAAGATCCGATGCGGTAACGACGGGGATATGACGATCCGGGTGGCCCCCGGGCCGCACAACGCTCAAATCGACCCCGCTGACATAGGAAAATGGTACCTGAATCAGCTCAAGCTCGTCGAAAGCGGCATGCCATGCAACACGCCTTTTGCCGACTCTGACGGCGACGGTGATGTTGATCAGGCGGACTTTGCCGTTTTCCAGATGTGCCTGACGGGCGTCGGCGGCGGGGTGCCGGCGGGGTGCGAGTGCTTCGACCGCGACGAGAACGGGGCGGGAGACGGCGACATCGACCAGACGGACTGGGATCGGTTCGAGGCTTGTGCCACGGGCCCTGGCATTGCCTCCGATCCTGAATGCGAGATCGCCCGGGCCCAGCCGTAGTCCGGCAACCCGCGATGCCGGTTTGGCAAGGCGAACGCCCGATTCCGCAGATGCCTGACCAGCAACGGGTTACGATTCGCGACCCAGGGTTGTGGGGGGGTGCCAGATCCGCTCTTTTCTTAGAAATAGATTGCAGTGGGAGCAACGGCGCGGTAGGATAATCGCGTCCGATCTTGTGTGCTCAGAAGGCGCTATTACCCTGATAGTCGTGGCCGACGGGGGTGTCCTGTCTGGCCGGCTACAACTCGCACGCCTGCCCGGCGAGCGGCCAAAGCGCAAGGTCACCAGGCAAGAAGCTGATGCAGCCTGAGCGCTGGAAGATCGGATGTTACACATCTGTGGAGCACGTAGGAGCGATTTCGTGGCCGCGTGGCCGGCGGTGTATGCGGCTTTGCCTTGAAAGGAGGAGAATATGAAGATCTCGGCAGGCGTATTACTGGGTTTTGGCTTGTTGTCCTTGAACCTGGCCCACGCCGACTTTGTTGCGTACAACGACCTCGCGGGGTTTAGCCCGCCCAACGCCACGAGTATCGGTCTTAATGGCTCAGGACTGCTCAAGGACTACGACACGGGCACAAATACCAGCGTCATGCTCCAGGTGAGCGGATACCTGGTTTCCACGCTAAGCAAGCCCGAAGTGCCTGACTACTTTGGCGGGGGTGACGCCCTCGCTGAGTTCGACCAGAAGATTATCAGCGACGATTTCATCAAGGAATCTGCGGATTCCCCGGATGCTTGGGTCAATCTGGACTTCAGTGGCTTGGATCCGAACAAGCTTTACACGGTGGTGGTGACCGGCAATCGGGGAGCAAACCCCAATCGCACGGCGAAGTTCGCGATCTCGGGTGTGGATTCTTTCGTCAATCAGAGCTCGATCGGTGCTCCCTGGATAGGCCCGGACTGGGTTGAGTTTGACACCGGCGTCAATACGGACACGGGCTATGTGGCCAAATTCGCCGACATCCGTGTGGGCAGCGATGGACAGATGCGCGTCACTGTGACCCCAGGACCACACAACGGGGACCGCAACAAGTTCTTCCTCAACCAGTTGAAGCTGACGGAAATACCGGAACCGGGCGCCCTTGGGATGCTTTGCCTCGGCGGCCTGCTCCTGATGCTTCGCCGTCGGTAGGGTGGGGGCGCCGCGCCGCAACAACAACGACCGAAAGGGGCCGTCTGAACCGGGCGGCCCTTTTCATGCATGGTCAGGCATCGCTTGGGCTTGTCTGATGCAGGGAAACTGACAAATGGACTCACTGTTCCGCCACCGTCGCCTGTCAGCCGGTTTGCCTATTGTTGCCGCGTTTGCAGTCCTGGTCGACCGGCCCGTCGTCGCTCGAGCCAACCGCGGGGCTCCGTGGGCCATGCACGTGATCGACAACTCCCTCTCCGGGGCGGATGGCGTGCGGCTCGCAGACGTCAACGGTGACGGCCTGCCGGATATCACCACGGGATGGGAAGAGGGCAACGCGGTCCGCGCGTATATACACCCGGGCCATGCGGCGGTCACGACCGCCTGGCCGGCGGTTACCGTTGGACAGGCCGGCAGCACTGAAGATGCCGTTTTCGTCGACTTGGACGACGACGGGGCCGTCGATGTGGTAAGCGCCGGCCAGGGTAGCCAGACGTTGTTTGTCCATTGGGCCCCCGCCAACCCGGGCGACTACCTGAACCCCGGTCTGTGGGAAACAGTAAAGATCCCAGCGTCGATAGGCCATGGGTGGATGTTTACCGTTCCCATGGATGTGGACGGGAGTAACGGAATCGATCTGGTGTCCGGCGGCGAGGGTACCGCGCCCAAGATCGCGTGGTTCGAATGCCCGGCAGGCAACCGGCGCAACCTGGCCGCCTGGAACATGCACGTCATGTCCGAGGTCGCTTGGACCATGTCGCTCATACCCTACGACGTCGACAACGACGGCGACGGCGACGTCATCGTCACCGACCGGTACAATAACGCCGGCCTGCAAGGTGCCCGCTGGCTGGAGAATCCCGGCACCGGCAGCCCGCTGCAGATGAGTCCGTGGCCTAACCATTTCATCGGTGCACAAGGCAAGCAGGCCATGCTCAGTGTGATCGAGGATCTCGACCGTGATGGACTGGATGACCTGATTGTCCCAACGCAAGGCGTCGGGGGGCTTTCTTTCTTCCGGCGAACAGATCGGGTCTCGAATTCCTGGAAGGAATATCCCATAGCCAAACCTCCTGATACCGGCGCCGCCAAGGGCTGCAACGTCGGCGATATCGACCTTGACGGTGATCCGGACATCGTGTTTTCCTTTGCCGCGGCTGCCAGTCCCTTGTCCGGCATGGTATGGCTTTCCTACGCTAACGCTCCCACCGATCCTGTCTGGCAGGATCACGAAATCAGCGGACCGGCAGGCGAAAAATTCGACATCGTTGCTCTTGCGGATCTGGACGGCGACGGCGATCTCGACGTCATCACTACCGAAGAGAACGAGCCGCCCAACAGCCGCGGTCTGGGTGTGATCTGGTATGAGAACCCCACGATCACTCCCTTGGACACGGACCACGATGGAGTGCCTGACGCCTCTGACAACTGTCTGCTTGTTCCCAACCCTTCTCAAGAGGATCTTGACGAGGATGACATCGGTGATGCGTGCGACGATGATGTCGACGGCGACGGCGCACTCAACACCGGCGACAATTGCCCCACCACGTCCAACGCTGATCAAGCGGACGCTGATGCGGACATGGTCGGGGATGTCTGTGACCATTGCGCAGGCACAATCCCTCATTCACCAGTTGATGCAACCGGATGCCCACCCCCCATCCCCGGCGACTGCGACCGGGATGGC from Phycisphaerae bacterium includes these protein-coding regions:
- a CDS encoding VCBS repeat-containing protein, which encodes MDSLFRHRRLSAGLPIVAAFAVLVDRPVVARANRGAPWAMHVIDNSLSGADGVRLADVNGDGLPDITTGWEEGNAVRAYIHPGHAAVTTAWPAVTVGQAGSTEDAVFVDLDDDGAVDVVSAGQGSQTLFVHWAPANPGDYLNPGLWETVKIPASIGHGWMFTVPMDVDGSNGIDLVSGGEGTAPKIAWFECPAGNRRNLAAWNMHVMSEVAWTMSLIPYDVDNDGDGDVIVTDRYNNAGLQGARWLENPGTGSPLQMSPWPNHFIGAQGKQAMLSVIEDLDRDGLDDLIVPTQGVGGLSFFRRTDRVSNSWKEYPIAKPPDTGAAKGCNVGDIDLDGDPDIVFSFAAAASPLSGMVWLSYANAPTDPVWQDHEISGPAGEKFDIVALADLDGDGDLDVITTEENEPPNSRGLGVIWYENPTITPLDTDHDGVPDASDNCLLVPNPSQEDLDEDDIGDACDDDVDGDGALNTGDNCPTTSNADQADADADMVGDVCDHCAGTIPHSPVDATGCPPPIPGDCDRDGDVDQKDFGHMQACLSGRGAVQALPDCQKAHLDADDDVDEADMLVFHRCISGPDVPADPGCAE
- a CDS encoding PEP-CTERM sorting domain-containing protein (PEP-CTERM proteins occur, often in large numbers, in the proteomes of bacteria that also encode an exosortase, a predicted intramembrane cysteine proteinase. The presence of a PEP-CTERM domain at a protein's C-terminus predicts cleavage within the sorting domain, followed by covalent anchoring to some some component of the (usually Gram-negative) cell surface. Many PEP-CTERM proteins exhibit an unusual sequence composition that includes large numbers of potential glycosylation sites. Expression of one such protein has been shown restore the ability of a bacterium to form floc, a type of biofilm.), whose product is MKISAGVLLGFGLLSLNLAHADFVAYNDLAGFSPPNATSIGLNGSGLLKDYDTGTNTSVMLQVSGYLVSTLSKPEVPDYFGGGDALAEFDQKIISDDFIKESADSPDAWVNLDFSGLDPNKLYTVVVTGNRGANPNRTAKFAISGVDSFVNQSSIGAPWIGPDWVEFDTGVNTDTGYVAKFADIRVGSDGQMRVTVTPGPHNGDRNKFFLNQLKLTEIPEPGALGMLCLGGLLLMLRRR